The genomic window CAAATATGGGTAGCGAATATGCTGTTGAAAGAATTGAAATAACTCATGAAGGTCTGGCACTGGATAGTAACTAATAAAAAAAAAGGGAGTATAGATTATGGCACTGGAAAAAGCGGTTATTAGTAACTTGGATAAAGGCGAAGATATAGCGGTAATGTTTAATCCAAAAGAATATGTTATGGAAAAAAAGACTCCTTGGAGTGAAGTTAATGTTTTTGGAATGGATGCTCCGCCGGTGCAATTTACAATGGGAGAAAGAAAAAGACTGAGCATGGAGCTTTTTTTTGATACTTCGGAAGATAAGACCGATGTTCGCAATTATACTTCCAAAGTTGAGGAGCTTATGCTTGTGAATGCTCAGGAACATAGACCTCCGCTTTTAAGATTTAGCTGGGGAAGTCTCAGTTTTGATTGTGTATTGGAAGACCTTGTTCAGCGTTTTACACTTTTTGATAATAGCGGGCTTCCTCTACGGGCAATTCTTAAAGTTGTATTCAAAGAGTATTCAACAGCAGCGACACAATTATCAAATACAAGGCGTGAATCTGCCGATCATACAAAAAGAATGGCATTAAGAGAAGGTGAGACTCTCAGTTCTATCAGTGCCCGGGAATATAATGACAGCCGAAAATGGCGAGCCATTGCAGATGCTAATAACATTGATGATCCTGAAAATGTTATGCCGGGAACAATAGTAGAACTTCCGCCCCTTTATTAGAATTAAAGGAGATGTAGCCGACGATGTCATCAGAGAACAAAACGCTGACCCCGATATGGATAGTCTATGCGGACGGAGCGAGGCTTCCCTGGAAGTATGAGGGGGCATTGAAGAAAATCAGAGTTTCTGACAGGCTTAGCTCAATCGGAACTGCGAGCCTTGTCTTCGGTATGTCAGCGCTGGACTTTGACAATGACGATGTATTCTCCGAAGGAAGCGAGGTCTCGGTTCATCTGGGCTACAAAGACGATGTCGAGGAAGTTTTCTCAGGCGAGGTAACGGGCTTCGTGCCGCGGTTCGGTGAGTACGGCGCACCCCAGATGGAAGTCCAAATAGAAACAAAACTGCACAGGCTGGACAAAGGCATACGCGCAAAGGCATTTGAAAGCAAGACAACAGCCCAGATTATAAAAGAAATCATCACAAATCATAATCTGAAAGCCGAGGTCGAGGAATTCGGCCCGAAGCACAACTACACGGAGCAAAGGAACATCACTGACTATGACTACATCACTCAGCTCGCCTGCAAGTACGGGAAGGCGGTCTGGTGTCAGGGCAGCACTGTTTATGTAAAAACTGAAATAACGCCGAGCGACGACGACGTAATCCTCGAATGGGGAAAGTCGATAATCAGCGCAAGGGCAAAGACGAGCATGACAAAGCAGCTTTCTGCTGCGACCTGCACGGGCTGGAGCATTATGGACTGCAGGGGCTTTGCGGCGACGGCCACGATGAAGGACATCCCGCTCAAAATCGGGGGCGAATACTCTTGGGAGGACAACTCGAAGGGCTACGACCCGAAGAAAATCGAGCAGATTACCACCGAAGAAATTATCGACGAGGAAGACGCGGCGGCAGTCGCAAAGGCGTACATCCAGAACCGCTCGTTCAAGTTCCAGAGCTGCGACATAAAGACACAGGGGAACTACCGCATAAAGCCGGGCAACCGCCTCACGGTGAAATATATCGCGAAGCAGAGCGACGGCGAGTACCTGATTGAGAGCGTGGAGCACACGCTAGACATGCAGGGCGGATTCATAACGAGATGCCATCTTAAAAGGAACTTCTGCGGAGTAAGCAACAACAGAAGCATAAGCGCAATCGACAGGGAACGGATAGACAGCCATGGCTCAAATGCACAGGAAGAGACCGCAGCATCAACCTCTGCGGGCGGAAACCATGAAGAAACGCAGAACGACACAGAAGAAAGCAACGCAGAAGAAAAGAACCCTTCAATCACAAATCCGCACTGGGAAGATGAAAACGGCAAGACACTTACAAAAGCCCTGGTCGGCGATGAAGTTTTTCTTTGCGCCGATGTAACGGACATTGCAGACGGAGCGACAGCAAAAATAAATATTGTTGAGAAAGACGACGATGGCAACGATGATTTTGTCGCGGAGCTGAGCACGTCTGTACAGGAAGGAAAAATCCGCCGCAAGTGGAAAGTCATATACACAGAGGACACTGACGACACCGAAAGCCAGAAAGAAATGGAAGAAAAAGGCTACACCTTGCCTGAATATGCATTTACTGTTGAATGTGATGGGATTGTTAGCGAGGAAAGCGGAAAGTTGGATGTTATGGGGTGGATAAGAACGAGGATTTTAGACAAGAAAAATAAACGACCTGTAAAAAATATGCCTTATAAAATTTATTATGATGACGGTACGAAAGAAACAGGAACTACAGATGGTGAAGGATATTTAATAAAGTATAATCTCAGAAAAAAATATAAATATATAGAATTGGAGTTTTAATATGACCAAAATAAAAATAAAACCAAAATTAGGAATTGAGGATGAAATTCAAATTGATACTCCTGTGCAGCGATATATTATTATTTCGTGCTTTCGAGGAGGTTCATCAGAGGATATTGGAACTGGATTTATTGATGCGGCAAATACTCTCAGAAAAAAACTTGAGAAAGAACTCGATTCATATAAAGCCAACATTAATATAGAAATTTATAATATAGACAGCATAACAACTTTAGTTGGCATTATAAATAAAGGCAATATAAAGCAGTTGGATATCTTCTCTCATGGAGGTACAGAGCATTTAGTTATAGGCTCTGGAGAAGGTATTGGTAAAAGAGAGCTGTTATATGCATCAGATTTATCAAAATTTAATAAAGATTCATTTTTGAAAGATGCAATCATAACATTTTGGGGATGTAAAACGGCTTCGAATCCTAGTAGGTTTAGAAAGTTTATTGGAAAAAAATGTATAGCTGAAGAATTTGCTAACTATTTTAAGAAATGTAAAGTTGTTGGTTTTACAGGAGGCGCAATTCAGGCTTCTAGTCCAACATCCAAACCTGATATTAATTTTATTCATAAACAAGGTGATGATGTATGGTTTGTGACCTGGGGAACTGTAAAAATATTTTATGAAGACTAGATTAAAAAAAAATATAACTTTTTTACTTTTTAGTATTATCTTTCTTTTTCTCATATTTATGGCTAGAGATGAAATCTTCTGGAAAATTTTAGTTCGGGAAAGAAACTATGATATTGGAAATTACGAACAAACTGGAACTCAATACATGCCATTATCTTGCATGTATTTTTGCAGGGATTCTAAAAATAAATTTTTAATTTCAAAATTTGGAAAAACTAGAAATGTTCAGATTGAGTTTTTAGGCTGTCCTTTATTTGAGGGCGATTTAGCCTGGTGCATTTGGAGCAATAACACTTTGAGCGAAAAAGATTATGAAAATATCATTCAAAAATTTAATATGAATACGGGATTTGGAGTTTTTCAGTACATTTATAAGAATGAAAAACATAAAAAGGATGTTTTAAATTACATCTTTGAGAATTCTCAAATGAGATAGACAGGGAGCGGTCAGAGACTCACAGTATGGAATCAGAGACAAGCATAGCCTCGTCAGCATGCGTAATGTTTGGCGCAACAAATAATAAGTCAAATTTCTGTACAGACTGTGGTAAAAATGTAAAGAAAACGGACTTATCAGAAGGAGTATATTAAGTGAAAAAAAGAATATTGTTATTTATAATATTTTTTTGTACTTTTTGTTTTAGTGGAGAAAATTTAATGAATAAAATACAATTTGAACCGAATGAGTTTAATGCTCTTCCATAATAATTGGAATAATTATATTTGGGATGAAAATGAAAATGCATGCTGCAATAAAATATCTGAAGTCAACAAAATATCAATAAATTTACCATCAAAAATTTACGTAAATAATAATATTGTACAACAGATGCCTGTACCAATTTGTATATCTTATTACATAACTGAAAAACGAATATATAAATACAGTGAAAAAAAATATGAATTGACTTTATATATAAAACAACAGCTTGATGAAAAAAAGACAGAATGGCTTAAGTATCCAGTTGAAAAAAAGGAATTCATTGACTATTCCATGCAAGAAATAACAGCGCTTTCACCAGATTTTGAAGCAGAAGAAAACGAACGGAATATGTTAATAAAACAATATAAATCTCTTTCTGATAGGGAACTTAATGATGGGTATGTTTATGGAGGAAACATAACATTTAATATTTCTGACTATATTAATTTTCCATTAGAACAAGGAAAGTATGAGATATTTATTACAAGAAATAACATTGAAAGTGAGCATAAGATTATACAAGTTATTTATATGTAATAATTAAAGACCAAAATTAAAAACGTAAATCACGTCTGGCGACGGCGAGTATCTTGTCCAGTCAGTGGAGCATGACTTCAGCGCACAGGACGGATACTTCACAACGTGCCATCTTAAAAGGAACTTCTGCGGAGTAAGCAACAACAGAAGCATAAGCGCAATCGACAGGGAGCGGATAGACAGACAGGGTACAAATGCACAGGGAGAGACCGTAGAGGCAACCTCATCAGGCAGCGGAAATCAGGCGGAAACGCAGAACGACACAGAAATCACATCTGCTGAAAAAACTCCAACTATCTCAAACCCGCGCTGGGAAGCTGCAGACGGTCAGACAATCGCAAAAGCACTTGTCGGCGATGAGGTCTACCTTTGTGCCGATGTGACGGACATTGATGAAGGAGCGACCGCGACT from Treponema succinifaciens DSM 2489 includes these protein-coding regions:
- a CDS encoding CIS tube protein gives rise to the protein MALEKAVISNLDKGEDIAVMFNPKEYVMEKKTPWSEVNVFGMDAPPVQFTMGERKRLSMELFFDTSEDKTDVRNYTSKVEELMLVNAQEHRPPLLRFSWGSLSFDCVLEDLVQRFTLFDNSGLPLRAILKVVFKEYSTAATQLSNTRRESADHTKRMALREGETLSSISAREYNDSRKWRAIADANNIDDPENVMPGTIVELPPLY
- a CDS encoding phage late control D family protein — its product is MSSENKTLTPIWIVYADGARLPWKYEGALKKIRVSDRLSSIGTASLVFGMSALDFDNDDVFSEGSEVSVHLGYKDDVEEVFSGEVTGFVPRFGEYGAPQMEVQIETKLHRLDKGIRAKAFESKTTAQIIKEIITNHNLKAEVEEFGPKHNYTEQRNITDYDYITQLACKYGKAVWCQGSTVYVKTEITPSDDDVILEWGKSIISARAKTSMTKQLSAATCTGWSIMDCRGFAATATMKDIPLKIGGEYSWEDNSKGYDPKKIEQITTEEIIDEEDAAAVAKAYIQNRSFKFQSCDIKTQGNYRIKPGNRLTVKYIAKQSDGEYLIESVEHTLDMQGGFITRCHLKRNFCGVSNNRSISAIDRERIDSHGSNAQEETAASTSAGGNHEETQNDTEESNAEEKNPSITNPHWEDENGKTLTKALVGDEVFLCADVTDIADGATAKINIVEKDDDGNDDFVAELSTSVQEGKIRRKWKVIYTEDTDDTESQKEMEEKGYTLPEYAFTVECDGIVSEESGKLDVMGWIRTRILDKKNKRPVKNMPYKIYYDDGTKETGTTDGEGYLIKYNLRKKYKYIELEF
- a CDS encoding DUF4347 domain-containing protein, whose translation is MTKIKIKPKLGIEDEIQIDTPVQRYIIISCFRGGSSEDIGTGFIDAANTLRKKLEKELDSYKANINIEIYNIDSITTLVGIINKGNIKQLDIFSHGGTEHLVIGSGEGIGKRELLYASDLSKFNKDSFLKDAIITFWGCKTASNPSRFRKFIGKKCIAEEFANYFKKCKVVGFTGGAIQASSPTSKPDINFIHKQGDDVWFVTWGTVKIFYED